The sequence TGTTCAGAGGATGGACATGAATGTGGTTAAAAGTGATTTACCTCCTAAAACTGTGTTTGTTATAACTGTAAAGTTATCTCCTTTACAGAGAAAACTTTATAAAAGATTTCTTGATGTTCATGGTTTCTCAAAGGAAAAGGTTTCAAAGGAAAAACTAATCAAGAGATCTTTTTTTGCTGGATACCAGGCCTTGGCTCAGGTACATTTTTACAATAGATCttttgatgaatacattatttAATCTTAGTTGTTTTCTTGAATGTGTTATTCACGTTCATTCTCTGATCGCTGCAATTATTGATGGTAATGCTGAATGAATTTGTTCCAAACTCTAGATATTGGTATGAAACTAAAAGTTAAATACGGCTATATTCAACTCGAGAAATATTGATGGCGATCTGATCTAAGGTTGGCTAAGTAATATTCAACTGGACAAATATTGGTCCCACACTGATCTAAGTTTGCCAAGTGGATCCTCTTTTGCACTCGGTTCTAGTAAGGGCCATTTGAAAACTTAACCTAAATTTATTCATCCTTTCCACTTTTACTGGTAATAGGAAGTAACATCTTTaggtgttttatttatgtttgacAAGGTCTATTTTTTTACTCACCAGAATGCTTCTTCCAACCTCTTTCTTTTTcctgttttttttctttttctttttttatggATTCTGAAATCCTTCCTAGATTTCTCATATTTCAGGTGTCCCAACTTAATTAGTCTTGTTGTCTATTTGCTTCTTTTTTTTAGTAGTCAAGCTACAGTACATGACATTCATTGAAGTATTTTGAGGTCTTCATTTTCGATGGGATTATAAGAGTTTTTTGAGTTCAAGCTGCAGCTCATATAAAATTGTCGAAGTCAAGTTTCCTGATTTTGTATGTGTATGgctaaaatttttgtttgaatAATTACATTGTGTTGATTTATAAGTATAAATAAGATATACttttattctaaaaaaaaaggATCTACTTTTAATAATGAAGCACACAGGAATAAATTcaaacaattttaaatcattaatgTGTTTCATTAACTTGCACGAGTTAGTAACAACTAATAAATATCACGAGGCATTATACATTTTACACCATGATTCCATGGAGTACGGCAATATATTTCGCTGTGATATGGCATACTGCATTGAAGGGTTATTATGATTAGAATAAAATGTCATATGACACCTGGATAATCAAAGAATTATGTGAAAATCTATTATTTTAGAACCTTTTGCTGTCCCCTTTACAGAGTGAACTCATTCCTCGTTGACATCTTTTTTCCTTGTATCACATTAAAGCTACAGATTAAGAAATCAGTTTATTATTTTCAATCACTGTGTTCAGCAAGATCATTTCTATGCAGATATGGAATCATCCTGGAATTTTACAGcttagaaaagagaataaaGACTCTAGTAAATATGAAGATGTTGAAAGTGGTCTTGCAGATGACAGCTCTAGTGATGACGTGGACTACAATATCATTTCTGGAGGTACCCGTTTCACCCAATCTCCTGGGCCGGATTAAATATAGTTAGTAAATATATTCATGGACTGCATCTCATTTTGTAGTTTCCAAGCTATTTGTTAAAGAATTTTTGAGTGCTTCCGTATCTGCAAACATTAATGACAATTTTCATGTATCGTAAAGATTTATTTGCTGCATATACTTGTGACATGTATTCCTAATGAACGTTAATGCTTGAAGTTTTCATTGAGGATACTGAACTATCATCCCCTGTTTGCAGAAAAGTTGAGCAATTCAAACCGAAAAAATGAGAACCGATTTCTATACGAGGTTCGCCTTTGTCATTCCCCTAATTCCTCATTTGCATGCAATTCACATTGCTGTGTCCTCTTATCATTCTTATGTTTATTCTAGTTTCCTATCTCCATTTTTTCCTTTTGTAAAGTTATAATAGACTTTAGCCTAAACTTTATGCAGCACTTAATCTTTCTTCGTAATTGTTTACCTAATTGATTCAAACATCAATTTCAAGCAGGACTGGTGGAGAGATCTTCTTCATGAAAATAACTATGAGGTGGATTACAGTGGCAAAATGGTTTTGCTGCTAGATATTCTGAAAATGTGCTCGTGTATTGGTGATAAGGCATTGGTGTTCAGTCAGAGTTTATTGACTTTGGACCTGATTGAGTTTTATCTCTCAAAATTACCTCGTCCAAGAAAGAACGGAAAATTATGGAAAAAAGGGAAGGACTGGTACAGGTGCGTGCATGAAATGTCAAGCAATTTAAAAGTCTtacattttcaaaattcaaatggTCCTGTTGCTGTCTTGCTTACCTCATTAAAATCCAATTTTCAAGTTATATGTCTATTTAACTCCACTCGTTGAGATTTGACTAAATCATTATTTGCATTAGGATTCACACCCGAAAATGgagattttctttttcttttaggATTCAGTTTAGTGGGAATCACAAATTTTGTGTATACTTTCTTTGTGATTTTACTAGCAGTGGATTACTCTCTTGTGTTTCTGATTTCTTTTCTTCCTTTTTATTCCAACACTGTTTGTTGTGTTGCTGTCGGTTATTATATCTTTCTAGAAACTTTTACTTTCCATAAGGCAAGATCATGATTTAACTCGAAAACCTTTCTGAATCTAATGACAGGTTTGATGGTAGAACTGAAAGCTCTGAGAGGCAGAAACTGGTCGAGAGGTTCAACGAGCCTTCAAACAGAAGGGTCAAATGCACTTTGATATCCACCAGGGCTGGATCTCTCGGCATTAATCTTCATGCAGCTAATCGAGTAATCATAGTTGATGGGTCTTGGAATCCAACATACGATCTACAAGCTATATACCGAGTTTGGAGGTGTGTTCCGTGTTCTTTTATTAAGACAGACTTAGATACAGTTGAGTTTTGTAAATTTAGCTTGTTCATGCTATTCAGATATGGCCAAATGAAGCCTGTGTTTGCATACCGATTACTTGCACATGCCACGATGGAGGAGAAAATCTACAAGCGTCAGGTACTGCAAACTGAGTTATTAATATATGAATTGTTTAGTCAGTGATACCGAAACGGGTATATTTTTGATAGGTGACCAAGGAAGGCCTTGCTGCAAGGGTAGTTGATAGGCAGCAGGTTCACAGAAGTATGTCTAAAGAGGAAATATTGCATTTGTTTGAGTTTGGGGAGGACGAAAGTACTGATGCAATGCTGCCTGAGTTTGGCGACGAGACTGGACTTGTGGCGGAACCAAACAGGACTGGTCAAAATTCATTGAACCAGAAACTGCAACCTCCTAATGGAAGTGCTTCTgttgataaaataattcaaagttTGATCGACAAACACCATCCCAGGTGGATTACTCGGCCTTATTTTACTTCGTATATTTTATACTAGAAGTGCTCAAGTCTTTAATTGATCCAGGACGTGTGATCAGTTAATCTACTAATAGGTTGGTTCACTGATGCTCCGTCTATCACTTCATTGTGAAATAGCAGACTGTCTTATTCCACATTAGGTATCTTGAGTATATTCTATAATGGGCTAAATTTGTAGTTGTAAAACTTTCTTTTCTTGATCTTAATTCACATTGAaattcaaaacaattcaaaacttTGAACCTAGTTGAAGTGACATGAAAGGGATTCCTGCTGGTTTTGGAGAGATACTTGGCTTAGTTGGGTGTTGTATTTGGAAAATCCCCTTTATGGCCTCTTCAATGGACGAAGAGAGATATGACTAAGTATTGTTCGAATTCACATAAGAAATTGTTAGAAATTGTTAGAAattgacttggacctaactcacctcaaaagctagctcaagaggtgagggTTGCTCTTGTCTATCTAAAGGGCTCTCAGGTTATTTAGccaaccgatgtgggacacAAACTAAGACACCAACAGAAATCATTTATTTACTTCGTATGATCAGATTGCCTCTAAAATTTCGGTTTCCGTATCAGTAAATTTGTAGCTTTATCATCACATTTTCAAGATTCACAGTTGATCAAGATTTTGTTTGTAACAGAtaatgtttttccttttcagttgGATTTCAAATTACCATGAACATGAAACCCTCTTGCAAGAAAACGAAGAAGACAAGCTGTCAAAAGAAGAACAAGACTTGGCTTGGGAAGTATATCGGAAGACCCTCGAGTGGGAGGAGACGCGACGTTTCACACCTGAAGAAAGCATACTCGAGCAGCAGAAAATCCTTGTTAATGCATCTGCACCAGGtgagcagcagcagcagccaCTCGGAGCTGAATCTACAATTGATCAAAACCATACTGGGATTTCTACTGCAGAGGTGCCTGAGGAGGATTACAGACTTGAACGAATCAGGCAACGTCATCGGAATCGTTATGTGCTGCGGCATTGCACAAATCTTTCACATTTAATGACCTTGAGAAGTCAAGGCAAGGAGGGCGGCAGAACTATATGTGGACAATGTGCCCGAGAAATTCGTTGGGAAAACCTCAAACCGGATAGTCGGATGACGATGTCTCCTGCTGCTGTGCCGGATATTTTGGATTCTTCATCACCTTAAtatctttaaaaattttattaatggctTAAATTTTGTAATTATCTGGGATTTCAGCGTTGGTTGGATTTAAATCGACCCCTCTTTTTCAGCAGAAATGGCTGAAAAGTCCCAATGCTGAAGACATTTGAGCCATTTTAAACTACATTTTGATAGGCAAACCACATCATTTAAGGACTAAAGGCAAATAGTGTAGTGCGAAATTTATGAAGAATGGAATATGTTGCTCCATGTTGTGCTGCTCCCTCTTtcctttaatttcttttttttttttggtttgcaTAATGGATTCAGTTGGAACTTGGAAAACGCCAGAATTTCGCCTTTTATTTGATTCCTGGACCAAAATTTGTTGCTTAAaacaatctatttccatgacaTGTACAAACCATTTTTCCTAAATATTGTTTAATCTTCATATTACCATCCATACAACATACCATTCCTGTAGTAAAATATACAGAAAATGGTTGAACTTTTTCGCTGAAAATCAGAAAATTAATCTCACATGTAATGATCGaatgtgtttttttaattttgtttcgTGTTATATTACATATCTGATAAcccaaaaaaacacacacacacgagcACTAATATCTTGTCCCCTTAATTTGCATGCATACTGTAGTGGCAGAACTTGCCAATGAATGCCAATTTGGCATATGTTAAAAGCACTTCCatcattgaattttttttgtgcaTTAGGCGCACTTTTCAGGCTATTCAAGCTTTTTTCTTGCCAtcaaattcacataataactgTGAATTCCGAAGCGCATGATCAGCTTCTTGAGCGTACCACGGAAACGAGAGACGGGTGCGGGCTACAGTCATAAATGAGTACATGAAAAATGTTGGCTAACACCGTTCATCCCCTACCCAATTATCCTTCTCTTTTGGTCCTGTTGGCCCTTCTTCACCGTAAAGTTCAGTAGGAAATAGCTCCATGAGAGTTTCGACCGAAAGTCTAATGAAGAAAGGAAGGTGTTTGATGATCTTCTCCAATTCAGGCAGTGAGTCGTAAACGACGGTAGGACCCCATTCTCTCATGTACTGTAGCCAATATGGCTCGGCTACAAATTCATCTCCAAGATACTCCGCAGCAACAATCTGGTACTTGGTACTCGAGTCGACCAAAAACTTGCTTTTAGCACAATCATTCCTCACACCAAGACCAAGTTTTGTTGAGCCCTGGATGTAGCATCCCTCCTGTGGGAAACTTGCGTGGCCATGTTTTGAGGAGTAAACTACTGCTTTATTTCCTTCGATGAACTCCAACTCCGAGGCATCGAGCCATTCACCACCACTATGCTCTGAAAAATATATGCTCCAAAGCTCTCCAGTGAAGTTACTGACGCGAAGTGTATAATGTTCCCAATCGCCAACATGCTGTCCTAATCTATTGCATGCATAATTCCACGCTCCGGCTTTAAACGTAACGGGGCCGTTGAAAGGGCAAAAAACCCACATAGCAAGATCCGTGAAAGAGCCTCCAGAAGCTGGTTTTACATGGACATAGAGCTCGGATGTTTCGATTTTACCATATTTGACATAGTCTTGGCTatcattatcatcatcatcatcatcaactgGTAAATCAAGCCAGAACTCTTTATCATTTTCTCCACCAGCCGGTAAATTTGATCCTGCTGAATCAATTTCAAGACCTTTATCCCTCCCTTTTTTGAACAAAAGAGCCCCGTTTTCGAAAAACCAAGaaactgaagaaggaaaataAACTTCATCTGGATGGAAATACAGGGTCGGCCCGTATTCCTTGACAATGGCATGAACTTGCTCAAGATTCGGCATTGCAAGAAGCGAAGAATCGAGGTTTTTCAAGCAAGCAATATTCAACTCATCTTCAGGATTCTCATCTTTACCACAGAAGAATGTACCAACAGGGACACCTTTACCAAGCAGTCCCCTTCCACAGGCCCTCGTGTTCCAAATATAAAACTGAGCTTTCGAGTTGCGAGCTTTCATATCAAATGTAACCTCAGTAACTTCACAATGTTCAGTAAGATCAGCTCGAACACATCTAACCTCTTCGATTTCAGGTTCATTAGGCTCAGTGGTAACCACAAAACCCATGGATTTATAACCTTCTGGTGGATTTGGTAGCCAAATATAACCACATTCATCATCACCAGAATCATCACTCCATATCAAACTATAGTTAAGAGGCTTTTTGAGAGCTGGAAACTCAGATTCCGAATCCCGATTCGGACCATTTTCTTTATCAACGGCTTTGGCTACAAGGACATAACCTCTCAGTTTCTTGTTACTTGGCTGACAATAATGACCAAGGCATGAATATCCATCTGGAATTTCACAAGGCCTATAGAAAGTAACACCTTTGGCCTTCCCTCGTGATGGGGTGCAACTCCATATTTTATCGAAATCCATGATTTTAACGACTTCTAATTCACCCAGGCATATTTTCCCTGATGCAAAATCTTTACCTGtaaaattgaattaatcaaCACTAGCTAACAAGTTCTTGGGAAATTATCAGAAACTTCACTTTCAAATGGTCAAAGTGTTTCGTCCCTAACTTTTTGCAATAAAAAACTGATAGGGGATTAATAGGTTCGCATCTCAAACCAAAGACAAGATGATAGATAAAATTGCCAAAGCCAAACTAAAGCTTGAAACCAAGAAGATTGAATCTTtgccaaaaaaaatttcaagaaaatacCTTTAGGCCACTGTGGAAGAGGAGAAGGCAAAGAAAATGGCTTCGGATCCTCCAAGAACTCTTCAAATACACTGTCGGAGCATGATGATGCACAGCAATCCCAGAAACCGAACATATCtcctctttcttttttttttccccttcaaaacatataaacatatgaATCCCCAATAAACACAAAAAGTAAACGGTAAAATAACTCGAATATCGAtcagagaagaaaagaaatttGCAGAAAAGACTGCAGAAACTCGGGAATTATAATATTTCAGCAGTACTAAACACAAGAGAACAAGAAATGGGGAGTCTTTTTCTATGAAATATTAGTCCATTAAAAGAGGAATATCAAGTTGCTGGTCCAATTTGGAGCTTGCTTGCTTTGTGACAAAAGAAAAATGGTGGGaatatgatttattattattatcataatTGGTTTTCTACCTTTGTTTTGGGTGAGTGGGAAGCTTTCTTTGACTTCGCAAAATGCGGAGGTTGAGTGAAGAGACAGACGGCAAGTTGAGACATAGATAGAAAGACAAGTTCGATTCGATTTGGTGCAGGTCGGTCACTTCAATGGGAccacaaattattattattattattatttaaaataagtttagtTACGTaaggttttattattatttttctattgaagcaaatatatttattactataaattaaatataagtgtatttttaaatctatgatatagaaattaaaaaaaaatcagagtattaaaaatatcaaaaaaaaatctataagaTGATTTCAAGAGATAATTAATTTGTGGTATGGATCTCTTGTTTCAATCGACTTatgaaaaatgacaaaaattttTATGAGATGGTTTAAGGGTCATGccaaagtattacttattattataaatatgggtagagtTGACTCGTCTCACAAGAATGTTAGTCatgcaaaatattattttttatgtcaaaaatattattataaattatttataaatatgagtCAGGTCAATCCATCTCACAAATTAAGTTCGTAAGACCGTCTTACAAAATATCTACTCTTGATAATATTGCTAATTTACTactgaagttttttttttttgggttccaATGTCTTAActtttattgttgtttatgtTAATAGTTAATGTTATGAAAGGATAAATTTTCCCGTCAAAAAAAGAAAGGATACCAATTTTTTTGTCCAAATATTATTGCATAGTATGTTCttgtttattttagtttattcagATGATTTTGCatatttgataaattttaagaaccgatattttcatatatatatatatatatatatatatatatatttctaagcATTTGAAAAATGCCGATTTAACCAAAAAGATCCGACAATAAATTCATGTATTTCTTCTTATTGTATTCTTCTAAAATGTTTGTTTCTATAGAAAATAACCAGAAAATCAATTATGTCAATTGTCATGTACTATGATTGCTATGAAATTGGACGTGGAATTTCAAGTTATCCGTAGTCTAaagataaatatttaataatatatatgaaatcCTTTGAAAAATCATTACATGAATTGATAAATATTTATCTCATATACCCGCGGAACGTACTCAcgatattaaatattaatataactTGTTGAAATAAATTCGTGATGTCTGGTTTGTAAGTGGAAGATTCCACCTCCGAATCGAATATTCCTTCTCATTATTAAACAATTCCACCTCCGTATCGGATATTCCTttaccaaattaattatttttatccaaCCTAGCTTGTTTTTTCGGTTAGTTTATGCACATGATTTAATAGGGTGCGTAGTTTACCGTACCGAAATCGTAATGtttattgaaaattatgatataaaatttttttatattgatatcatatcgaaaatttcggtatatcgtTATTTTCAATACGATATCAATATATATCGTTttatatcgaaaaaaaatttatattctttaaaatttataaatttattgtttataaatattatatatttttaattttttttatattgcaTCGATATTTCGATATAttgatatatatcaaaattttcaaattttatatatttatcgtACCGATGAATTCTATATACGAAAAAATCGATGAATTCAATATAATAACTTTAATATAtcgaaaatttgatattttccGCCCCAACACGTGAATAATGATATCACTGATCACAtactttatttgtttttatcctatagtttattattttaaatatcatatctatttaatttaacttaaattattttaaaatagtagTGCATGTGTATCATGGATGCACTTCGTCAATAcaggaaaattatattttttttgttacgCGATCTATATGtatttaattattagttatCTTGTCAGTACTCAATTCATggtgataatttttttaactaacttgtatttttttttttccaatttgtagtaatttttcagaaaaagtgACGAATAATATGAAGACATTAGCAATGCCAAGATATAATTTCTagcaatatataattatttttctacGTCGTCATTTTttgtcataaaaaaaaataattactatACCAAGATTGTAAATTGATTGATAATAAGTACAAATCTATGAGGACAACATTTgaacaattaaatatacttATTTCGAATCTTCATCCTAATTTATAATAAAAGAAATAACCCAACGAATTGTCTTTGTATTCTTCTTCATGTTTACTTGGAGTATTGTGTAGTtcttacttttaaaaaaaaaaaaaaaacatggtgGTCTGGACTCTGGGTTTCGTGTGATAATAAATAACCCAACTGATCATTAAAGTATTTAAAACCATAAATTCCCGATtgcaaatctaaaaaaaaaaatgaatagtATATTAAAAATGTAAACTAAATCGAATAAACCAATTATTCTAAcactaaattttcataaaacgTACAAATGATGTGGTGTATAATATTGAGTGAAAAACCGATGACTAGGTATTCGATCAAAGTAGATCTCCTACACGATGATCTCACATATATGAGACGCATCGACATCtacaatataataaaaaaataatacttttgacataaaaaataatattttctatcACAAATATTTGTCAtacaagttttttttattggaaGAGTTAAACAGCTAGCATGACTAATTCACACGTAAAACTTGCGAAGATTTTCTTCCGGAAGCCCGATCAACTTAAAGTTttgtttcttcttcttattcttcCTCTTGTGCTTCCATTTCTTGGACCCGCAAATGAAGCTAAACTCGAATCCATAAGCATTTCCAATGCACGAAAACAAACTTTTCTTATGATCATTAACATCATCGCCTTTCTTCACCGGAATTGCATCGTCCGGCCGTTTCGGGTTTCCGGATTTGGCTGCATGTTTTTCACTGATCTTGATCCCACCAGCAGCTTCTGTCCAATTCTCAAATATGGAGCTGCCAAAGTCATCCCCTTGGCTAGAATACAGCCATTTTCTCATGTCCGAAGCTACCTCGGACGGCAATGGCCGCATCGCGGAGAAAAGCGAGTTACTATACGTATAAGTCGTGTGGTCAGATCCTGGCCTGGTGATCACCATTCTCCTATCTTCTTTCGACGTCTCATTAATCTCGCAATATTCTACCtccttttcatatatatattgatcTTCATGATAATTATTTTCTTCAATATCCGTTGTCCTGGATATACTAATTATTTCGCTCGACCCTTCTGGACATGTATCGTCTACAAGCTGGAGACCAAGATTCAGGGTTCCTTGAAGATGCCCCGATGCggtacaaatctgaagcttaaCCCGCCTTTCGGACGAGTTTCTCCCGAGGGTTGGCGACAGATTGTTGATGAGAAGACGGGTGGTGCCGATGGGGAGGTCTCGCAACCAGGTGACATTGTAGATTTCGATGTTGATGGCGGAGGATTTGGATCGAAGAAAGTCGTCGTCCACCTGGAAAGCGAGCTTGTAGTTCCAGGTGGGGTTGGTGGTGCCCCGTTGATCGACCCTGGTGGTTAATTTGTGGCCGGGGTCGATGAACACGGCGGCGAATGTTCGTAGGGTTTTCGACACGGGCGGGAGGTCTTGTGCAGAGATTATGTTGATTTCCAGGAGCTTGAAATGAGGCATGGCTATTGATTtctattgtttttaatttagcTACGCGAAATTAAGATGGAGAATGGGATCGATTGGCCTGGACGAAGACTCGGGGGGCATGCATGCAGTGCAAGGGAGAAGAAACATTATGTACGTGAAGGAAATCTAGCTTCTTTAATTTTGTTGCATCGGGATAATACGGAATTTGTGAGGATTGGATTGTGTGTTATATATATGTGGCCAACTAATTAATTTATCTCGTTTAATTTGGACAATATATATCCAATTGGGTTAAATTATAACTTCAATCTTGGGGTGTTTGACACTTTCTAATTTACTCATTCATCGATCTAGTAAGGGGGGAATTCTTGATTAGGAGGCAAGTGAAACAATGGggtaaaaattcattttttgaaTAACAATCGAttgttttgatttaaaataaatttttctcaaTCAACTACAAGAttaacaagaaaaaaaaaagattgcaTTATCATAAAGATTTATGCTAGTCAATAACTTATTTACAGGACAACTATgatttaaaaaacaaaagtgGATTGCGctgtaaaaacaaaaacaaaaacaaaaaaaaaaaaacaaaacaaaagtgGATCAACTAATACTGGAAATGTGGAATAAGCCAACAAAAAGTAGACAAGACACTACTAATTATGGTCGATCATCGGAATGGGattttcaaaacatgatatagCATTAAaccttaaatttaataatttatttaattttacaatgcatattaatattttatatttacatGAATATAACACTTTAATGCTGCAGGCATACATGCATCTAAGTTGCCAAGTGGTTGATCAAGCTCCCTCGAACTTGCGAAGCCATGAAAACCAAATCTTCTTCAT comes from Henckelia pumila isolate YLH828 chromosome 4, ASM3356847v2, whole genome shotgun sequence and encodes:
- the LOC140860922 gene encoding uncharacterized protein, which produces MPHFKLLEINIISAQDLPPVSKTLRTFAAVFIDPGHKLTTRVDQRGTTNPTWNYKLAFQVDDDFLRSKSSAINIEIYNVTWLRDLPIGTTRLLINNLSPTLGRNSSERRVKLQICTASGHLQGTLNLGLQLVDDTCPEGSSEIISISRTTDIEENNYHEDQYIYEKEVEYCEINETSKEDRRMVITRPGSDHTTYTYSNSLFSAMRPLPSEVASDMRKWLYSSQGDDFGSSIFENWTEAAGGIKISEKHAAKSGNPKRPDDAIPVKKGDDVNDHKKSLFSCIGNAYGFEFSFICGSKKWKHKRKNKKKKQNFKLIGLPEENLRKFYV
- the LOC140865170 gene encoding hypothetical protein At1g04090-like; translated protein: MFGFWDCCASSCSDSVFEEFLEDPKPFSLPSPLPQWPKGKDFASGKICLGELEVVKIMDFDKIWSCTPSRGKAKGVTFYRPCEIPDGYSCLGHYCQPSNKKLRGYVLVAKAVDKENGPNRDSESEFPALKKPLNYSLIWSDDSGDDECGYIWLPNPPEGYKSMGFVVTTEPNEPEIEEVRCVRADLTEHCEVTEVTFDMKARNSKAQFYIWNTRACGRGLLGKGVPVGTFFCGKDENPEDELNIACLKNLDSSLLAMPNLEQVHAIVKEYGPTLYFHPDEVYFPSSVSWFFENGALLFKKGRDKGLEIDSAGSNLPAGGENDKEFWLDLPVDDDDDDNDSQDYVKYGKIETSELYVHVKPASGGSFTDLAMWVFCPFNGPVTFKAGAWNYACNRLGQHVGDWEHYTLRVSNFTGELWSIYFSEHSGGEWLDASELEFIEGNKAVVYSSKHGHASFPQEGCYIQGSTKLGLGVRNDCAKSKFLVDSSTKYQIVAAEYLGDEFVAEPYWLQYMREWGPTVVYDSLPELEKIIKHLPFFIRLSVETLMELFPTELYGEEGPTGPKEKDNWVGDERC